The sequence below is a genomic window from Zhongshania aliphaticivorans.
ACATATAGTTATAATATTCGTAATCTGAGCTGTCGTAGGCGTAATCGAGGGTAAGGCTGTCGCTGATGTCCCAGCGCAGGTCAATGCGGTAGCCTTCAACTTGCTTGTCGCCGAAATCGCCACCTGGCCCTGTGTTCTCAATAAAGCCGTCCATGCGGGTGTTTAAATACGCTACCTTGGCAGCAAGGGTGTCGCCAAGCGGGATGTTGGCGGAGGTTTTTGCTGTGAAGAGATTGCGATTACCCACCGTAAATTTTTGTTTCAACTCAAACTCTTCCACACTTGGGCGTTTGGTAATTAAGTTGATAGCACCCCCGGTGGTATTGCGCCCGTAGAGTGTGCCCTGAGGGCCGCGGAGGACTTCTATACGTTGTAGCTCGGCAACGTCCAAGGCGGTGCCGGTTGAGCGGGCGATATAAACGCCGTCGACATAAATGCCAACCGGCGGGTCTTGGGTAACTTGCACATCAGAAATGCCCACGCCACGAATAAAGATGCGCAGCGTTGCGTTGTTGATGGGGAAGGGCTCAATAGTCAGGCTGGGTACTTTGGAGCCAATATCCCCCAGGCTACTAATACCGTCAATTTCGAGGCGCTCCTCACCAAAGGCAGTGAGTGAGATTGGCGTGTCTTGCAATGATTCGGCTTTTTTTTGCGCCGTAACGATCACTTCTTCTAGCGCAAAGCCAGATTTTTTTGCTTCGGCAATACTGTTACAGCTAAAAACTGTTGTCAGTGCGCAAAGCCCAGCAGCATAGGGGGAAATTTTATTCACGTAGTCGCTCCGTTTCGGATCGTTATTGTTATTCAAGCTTGCTAAGTTAAAACATATTAACCTTAAAATTACAATCAGCCTCTTTTTCGATATTGATGCTCCGGTTTCGAAGCTGCGCTATGTTGTCGAGTTTGTAGTGGTTTTTGGTATCATGGGTTTTATTAAATTTTTGTAATGATTTATTTTTTATAATTTATTTAGCTGTTTACTCTGCAAAAATTTGGTGTTGGTCGGGTTTTGTTGCTGTTTCGCGTAGATATTTGTGAGGCTATTTCTATTTTCGCCTCCGCATTATTATCAGTATATGAGGTAATTGGATTATAGCCAGCAGGGCTTGGCAGACATACAAAAGTCGCTTTCCTGGCCTTCCGCTTGCGCGAGCCGGTTGGCGATTAACCAATAAACACGGGGGTTTATGGTTAAGCCGCAGTGACTGGCGTTGATTGCGATGTGGGCCGCGCCAGCACTTATCGGCAAGCGAGCTTCCTTGGGGGCTACTAAGCCGTCTGTTGGGCTATAAATAACGGTGGTGGGCACGGCGCGAGGCTTGGGCTCGCCACTGTTTTGCCATGCGGCTATACCGCGTTCGAGGTCGGGGTCAGATAGTTTGCCGCGATAGACGCGCTGCATTAGCGACCAGGCTGCGGTACCTCGAGGGTCGCCATGCGGTGCGCCGAGAGTGATGACCTGACGAATGCGTTCGGGACATTCTTGCGCAAGTTGGTCGACGTACAGTCCGCCAAGACTCCAGCCGATTAAGCTTATTTTACGGTCGTATTCGGCATAAAGTTGTTCCACTCTGCGGTGTAGCTTAGCGAGCATTTCTTGTCGGAAGTTCAATGCATCAGCAATGCTGCGTAGCCGATATGTAGCTATGTTACGGCCGCAATCCCAAGTTTTGCTGGCAAAATTTTGATTTGTTAGCCATTTTCGCAGTAACAGCGTGCTGCCATCACCGCCGCCAAAGCCCGGAACAATCAATACTGGGTGCTTGTCGCCTTTGGCTGCACTGCGCAGTAGCGGCAAGCTCAGAAGCAGTGCTTGCCCTTCAATTGCCGCACGGGGTAGCTCGCTGAGGGAGTGTCTTAGCTTGGGTGGTGTGGGTGCGTTTTTTTGATATGACTGCATTAAATTAACTCTAAGTGGAATTTTTATTATTCGTTTTAATGTTGATCAGTCGGCGCAGATAATCCGGTTTCGGCCAGATTGTTTAGCGGTGTACAGTGCTTTGTCGGCGCGCTCAAAAAAGGTGTTTTGGTTTATATCCCGGCTGCGATCAAATTGCGCTATGCCGATGCTAACCGTTAGGTCGATCTTTGCGCCATCATTAATTACGGTGGGCTGAAACTGAATGGCAGACCTGACGCGTTCTGCCACACCCCAGGCCTCGTTTTCGTCGGTTGCTGGCAAGAGAATGACAAACTCCTCACCGCCATAGCGACCCACCTGGTCGTATTCGCGAAGATTGGTGTTTAAAATGCTAACCACGTGTTTGAGGGCAAGGTCGCCAGCGGCGTGACCGTAGGTGTCATTAACAACTTTAAAGTGGTCAATATCCAACACCATAATTGAAAAGGCACTGCGCTTACGGGTCGACTCGGCGATGCTATTGGTAAATAGCTCGTCGATCATTCGGCGATTCCAGCACTGGGTGAGGGCGTCTCTGGAAGCCAGTTGGTTTAGGGTTTGCTCTAAACGCACAATGCGGCTGCCTGCCGCGATGCGCACTTTTAGTACGCGATGATCGAAGGGTTTGCTCAAAAAGTCGTCGGCGCCTGCTTCCATGGCTTCAATAATGGCTTCGTTGCCCTCTTTGCCAGTTAGCATCAGAATATAAAAAAACTGCCCATCTTCACGTTTACGGATGGTTTTACACAGTTCTGGGCCGCTCATGCCGGGCATTGACCAATCAAAGATGAGCAAATGCGGGGCGTTATCCATTTCAAGCTTTTTAAGGGCTTGTTCGCCGTTTTCAGCAAGGATCGGTACAAAGCCCCACTCTTCTAGTGCAGCGCTTAGTGCGAGCCGGGTCACTGCGTCATCGTCGACTATCAGCACATCCATAGAGGGTTATAGTCCTGCCATCTGCTTTAATTCTATGATTAGCGTGTCTAGCTTGTTTTTTGCAGTGAGCCAGTCCGTTTGCCATTGCGTTGCATCAAGTTCTAATGCGCGAGTTTCTAAAGCGCCCACTTCTTGATAATAGCTTGAACTGGCGAAATTGCCGAGCGCACTCTTGAGGCGGTGAACCGCATTAGATAATGCCTTTTTGTCGCCTTGGCTAAAAGAAAGCTCAATACTATCAATCATATCAGGAAGTTCGCTAAGAAACA
It includes:
- a CDS encoding YqiA/YcfP family alpha/beta fold hydrolase, encoding MQSYQKNAPTPPKLRHSLSELPRAAIEGQALLLSLPLLRSAAKGDKHPVLIVPGFGGGDGSTLLLRKWLTNQNFASKTWDCGRNIATYRLRSIADALNFRQEMLAKLHRRVEQLYAEYDRKISLIGWSLGGLYVDQLAQECPERIRQVITLGAPHGDPRGTAAWSLMQRVYRGKLSDPDLERGIAAWQNSGEPKPRAVPTTVIYSPTDGLVAPKEARLPISAGAAHIAINASHCGLTINPRVYWLIANRLAQAEGQESDFCMSAKPCWL
- a CDS encoding diguanylate cyclase, whose product is MDVLIVDDDAVTRLALSAALEEWGFVPILAENGEQALKKLEMDNAPHLLIFDWSMPGMSGPELCKTIRKREDGQFFYILMLTGKEGNEAIIEAMEAGADDFLSKPFDHRVLKVRIAAGSRIVRLEQTLNQLASRDALTQCWNRRMIDELFTNSIAESTRKRSAFSIMVLDIDHFKVVNDTYGHAAGDLALKHVVSILNTNLREYDQVGRYGGEEFVILLPATDENEAWGVAERVRSAIQFQPTVINDGAKIDLTVSIGIAQFDRSRDINQNTFFERADKALYTAKQSGRNRIICAD
- a CDS encoding Hpt domain-containing protein: MILDPQRVQDITRNKTALIKTLAQLFLSELPDMIDSIELSFSQGDKKALSNAVHRLKSALGNFASSSYYQEVGALETRALELDATQWQTDWLTAKNKLDTLIIELKQMAGL